The genomic window TTTGCCGTCCTCGTCGACCAACGTCACGATGGACTCCTCATCTGGCATCTCGCCCACTCCAATCCCACCCCCGTCTGTTTTCTTGAGCACGAGTATCTTGCCTTAAGCCACGGGCACGAATACGCGCAGGTGTCAGTCGTAGGACTTATGCCGGTCGAGATACGACTGCAGGATGATGGCCGCCGCGCTCTTGTCGACCACCTCCCTGCGGCGCTTGCGTGACATGTCAGCAGTGAGAAGTGCCCTCCCGGCCTCCCGGGAACTG from Bacillota bacterium includes these protein-coding regions:
- a CDS encoding RuvX/YqgF family protein, whose protein sequence is SSREAGRALLTADMSRKRRREVVDKSAAAIILQSYLDRHKSYD